In Myxococcus stipitatus, the following are encoded in one genomic region:
- a CDS encoding fatty acid desaturase, with protein MNRPLAAPTLDLPQLAVHALWWAWLPAFLWSWDALGVWGRVGMCVVGWAVLFWNYAVLHNHMHVSIARPRPLHWLFSRTLGMACGFPYRGYFIHHFNHHRFNDGPGDWGQRRPGEGALRYCLRSALTPWFWPFEAVANVWRWARRHHQRTELVLDFLIVDGALLAVIIWRPALGLAWWGVLLVGQLCIHWLNLAAHFETDSTQRGALGTTSTSRLYNLFFFNAGYHQAHHLKPQAPWRVLPGMTQELSGKALVRPELVTSQAPINPLWVVKVAKRYSAEPCDRQTASTITSRTHSAVI; from the coding sequence ATGAATCGCCCCCTCGCCGCCCCCACTCTCGATTTACCGCAGCTCGCGGTGCACGCGTTGTGGTGGGCCTGGCTCCCCGCCTTCTTGTGGAGCTGGGATGCCCTGGGCGTCTGGGGCCGAGTAGGGATGTGCGTGGTGGGCTGGGCGGTGTTGTTCTGGAACTACGCCGTGCTGCACAACCACATGCATGTCTCCATCGCGCGCCCCCGGCCGCTGCACTGGCTCTTCTCCAGGACGCTGGGGATGGCGTGTGGGTTCCCCTACCGGGGCTACTTCATCCACCACTTCAACCACCACCGCTTCAACGACGGCCCCGGGGACTGGGGCCAGCGCCGTCCGGGTGAAGGGGCCCTGCGCTACTGCCTGCGCTCGGCGCTGACCCCGTGGTTCTGGCCCTTCGAGGCCGTGGCCAACGTGTGGCGTTGGGCCCGCCGGCACCACCAACGCACGGAATTGGTCCTCGACTTCCTCATCGTGGACGGGGCCCTCCTGGCGGTCATCATCTGGAGGCCCGCGCTGGGCCTGGCCTGGTGGGGCGTGCTCCTGGTGGGACAGCTCTGCATCCACTGGCTCAACCTGGCGGCCCACTTCGAGACGGACTCCACCCAGCGCGGCGCCCTGGGCACGACGTCCACCTCCCGTCTGTACAACCTGTTCTTTTTCAATGCGGGTTACCATCAAGCCCACCACCTGAAGCCCCAGGCGCCCTGGCGGGTGTTGCCGGGCATGACGCAGGAGCTGTCCGGGAAGGCACTGGTGCGTCCGGAACTGGTGACGTCCCAGGCCCCCATCAATCCCTTGTGGGTGGTCAAGGTGGCGAAGCGCTATTCTGCCGAGCCGTGCGATCGGCAGACGGCGTCGACGATTACTTCCAGGACCCACTCGGCCGTTATCTAG
- a CDS encoding helix-turn-helix transcriptional regulator codes for MRRLVHVLDVELAPAAPHASLVDARRLEAADPAAFAVLVKYMQAREKSFSVSVQRQALVRPEGVAGAVVGGFYTLLTGAYPSKVFTDPTSALTWLGQPESRAAPLVSKLNDLVAEATGQSPLLRELHQVMKGKLPDIHLTEVAREMGMSERTLQRRLKEAGTSFQAELNAVQVRMAQALLLETDMKLTAVAVEVGCASLQHFSSLFRKLVGDSPSSWRERQQGGASSDGSLRVPTDTTEPPARPRVDE; via the coding sequence GTGCGGCGGCTGGTGCACGTGCTCGACGTGGAGCTGGCCCCCGCGGCGCCCCATGCCTCGCTGGTGGACGCGCGCCGGCTGGAGGCGGCGGACCCCGCGGCCTTCGCGGTGCTCGTGAAGTACATGCAGGCGCGCGAGAAGTCCTTCAGCGTCTCCGTGCAACGCCAGGCGTTGGTGCGTCCGGAGGGCGTGGCGGGCGCGGTGGTGGGCGGCTTCTACACGCTGCTCACCGGGGCCTATCCGAGCAAGGTGTTCACCGACCCGACGTCCGCGCTGACGTGGCTGGGCCAGCCCGAGAGCCGGGCGGCGCCGCTCGTGTCCAAGCTCAATGACCTGGTCGCCGAGGCCACCGGCCAGTCTCCGCTCCTGCGCGAGCTGCACCAGGTGATGAAGGGCAAATTGCCGGACATCCACCTGACGGAGGTGGCCCGCGAGATGGGCATGTCCGAGCGCACGCTCCAGCGGCGGCTGAAGGAGGCCGGCACGTCCTTCCAAGCGGAGCTCAACGCCGTGCAGGTGCGCATGGCGCAGGCGCTGCTCCTGGAGACGGACATGAAGCTCACCGCCGTCGCGGTGGAGGTGGGCTGCGCGTCGCTCCAGCACTTCAGCAGCCTGTTCCGGAAGCTCGTGGGGGACTCGCCCAGTTCGTGGCGCGAGCGCCAACAGGGCGGAGCCTCCTCCGACGGCTCCCTCCGCGTTCCCACCGACACCACCGAGCCGCCCGCGCGTCCCCGCGTGGACGAGTAA
- a CDS encoding glutathione S-transferase family protein: protein MTTMKLYFAQNTRATRPRWLLEELGVPYELVPVDVHQREHKSPEYLRIHPMGSMPALEDDGHAIFESAAILLHVADKYPEKGFAPAAGTVERAEYYQWMMFCMATMEPPLSAYSAHSRFLPESDRVPGEAERGKKRFTDIARMLEEKLSARSFIVGERFTAADVVMASILNWGASMGLLEDFPVLRAYVARQISRPAARRALQ from the coding sequence ATGACGACGATGAAGCTCTACTTCGCCCAGAACACGCGAGCCACCCGGCCCCGCTGGTTGCTTGAGGAGCTGGGGGTCCCCTACGAGCTGGTGCCGGTGGACGTGCATCAGCGCGAGCACAAGAGCCCCGAGTACCTGCGCATCCACCCGATGGGCTCCATGCCCGCGCTGGAGGATGACGGGCACGCCATCTTCGAATCGGCGGCCATCCTGCTGCACGTGGCGGACAAGTACCCGGAGAAGGGCTTCGCGCCGGCGGCGGGCACGGTGGAGCGCGCCGAGTACTACCAGTGGATGATGTTCTGCATGGCCACCATGGAGCCGCCCTTGTCCGCGTACTCCGCGCACAGCCGCTTCCTGCCGGAGAGCGACCGGGTGCCCGGCGAGGCCGAGCGCGGCAAGAAGCGCTTCACGGACATCGCGCGGATGTTGGAGGAGAAGCTCAGCGCGAGAAGCTTCATCGTCGGGGAGCGCTTCACCGCGGCCGACGTGGTGATGGCGTCCATCCTCAACTGGGGCGCGAGCATGGGGCTGCTCGAGGACTTCCCGGTGCTGCGCGCCTACGTGGCGCGGCAGATTTCGCGCCCGGCGGCGCGGCGCGCCCTGCAGTAG
- a CDS encoding phospholipase D-like domain-containing protein codes for MRPIQAELLSGRELYREVVLEKLLHARESVWLATANVKAMYVESKGRFVPLVEVLDGLAAKGLSLRLLHAELPSRPFRAAFDARARLVAGGLELKVCPRVHFKAVVVDGAWAYLGSANLTGAGLGAKGDAVRNFELGFVTEDFDVIDRVTALYEAVWSGAECRACKLRAVCPDPIVPPPTKKGGMRKSRGASRLGKARRLKRHTSERR; via the coding sequence ATGCGACCCATCCAGGCGGAGCTGCTGTCCGGACGAGAGCTGTACCGGGAGGTGGTGCTGGAGAAGCTGCTGCACGCGCGCGAGTCGGTGTGGTTGGCGACGGCGAACGTGAAGGCGATGTACGTGGAGTCGAAGGGTCGCTTCGTGCCGTTGGTGGAGGTGTTGGATGGGCTGGCGGCGAAGGGGCTGTCGCTGCGGCTGTTGCACGCGGAATTGCCCAGCCGCCCGTTCCGCGCGGCGTTCGATGCCCGGGCGCGGCTGGTGGCCGGAGGGCTGGAGCTGAAGGTCTGCCCGCGCGTGCACTTCAAGGCGGTGGTGGTGGATGGCGCGTGGGCCTACCTGGGGAGTGCCAACCTCACGGGCGCGGGCCTGGGCGCCAAGGGCGACGCGGTGCGCAACTTCGAGCTGGGCTTCGTGACGGAGGATTTCGACGTCATCGACCGGGTGACAGCCCTCTACGAGGCGGTGTGGAGTGGGGCCGAGTGCCGGGCGTGCAAGCTGCGCGCGGTGTGCCCGGATCCGATAGTCCCCCCACCCACGAAGAAGGGTGGGATGCGAAAGTCTCGGGGCGCTTCGCGGCTGGGCAAGGCTCGCCGGCTCAAGCGCCATACCTCGGAGCGCCGATGA
- a CDS encoding TetR/AcrR family transcriptional regulator, whose translation MVSNLGAKEGRAGPLRARKDEDKEARRRLLLDEALALYAATSYAEVKMADVAERARLAKGTVFLYFPTKEALFLALLEDLLFAWFERLEVKLAAPDSEWTGAWLARTVAESLEGETSLTRLLALLQTVLEQNVSVEQARRFKERLLEALSRTGVTLEAKLSFLRPGEGARFLVHLHALVTGLRQMADVAPVAREVLAAEHMAPLRIDFTAELTAALTTLLRGLEAR comes from the coding sequence ATGGTCAGCAATCTGGGCGCGAAGGAGGGGCGGGCGGGGCCGCTGCGAGCGCGCAAGGACGAGGACAAGGAAGCGCGGCGGCGGCTGCTGCTCGACGAGGCCCTGGCGCTCTACGCGGCCACCTCCTACGCGGAGGTGAAGATGGCGGACGTGGCGGAGCGGGCCCGGCTGGCCAAGGGGACGGTGTTCCTCTACTTCCCCACGAAGGAGGCGCTGTTCCTCGCGCTGCTGGAGGACCTGCTCTTCGCCTGGTTCGAGCGGCTGGAGGTGAAACTCGCCGCGCCGGATTCAGAGTGGACGGGGGCGTGGCTGGCGCGCACGGTGGCCGAGTCGCTGGAGGGCGAGACGTCCCTGACGCGGCTGCTCGCGCTCCTGCAGACGGTGCTGGAGCAGAACGTGTCCGTGGAGCAAGCGCGGCGGTTCAAGGAGCGGCTGTTGGAGGCGCTGTCGCGCACGGGCGTGACGCTGGAGGCGAAGCTGTCCTTCCTGCGGCCGGGCGAGGGCGCGCGCTTCCTGGTGCATCTGCACGCGCTGGTGACGGGCCTCAGGCAGATGGCGGACGTGGCCCCCGTGGCGCGCGAGGTGCTGGCCGCCGAGCACATGGCGCCGTTGCGCATCGACTTCACCGCCGAGCTGACGGCGGCGCTCACCACCCTTCTGCGCGGGCTCGAGGCCCGCTGA
- a CDS encoding aldehyde dehydrogenase family protein, with product MLELVPAVPESKPEVDVSRIQAVFEAQRAHRWTMSRTTAAERISRLKRLREAIIARRGELAEAIHRDFRKPALEVELTEIHPTLEELNHTVKHLSSWMKPTRVGTPLLLAGSSSHVRYEARGVVLILAPWNYPFQLMMAPLIAALSAGNTVVCKPSEKTPNTSRFLARLVRDIFPENEVALFEGGAETAEALLELPFDHIFFTGNPRIGRKVMEAAAKHLTSVTLELGGKSPAIVDETADLQATAERLAWGKFLNGGQTCVAPDYVFVHESRKQALVDALKAVITRFYGATESERQASADFSRLVDTVAWRRVKDLVDRSVAAGAKAEVGGVADGPSRYLSPTVLTDVTPDMAIMSGEIFGPVLPVMTYRSREEVYAHIQRGDKPLALYVFSENKRAIEDVFRNTTSGGAVVNNVLVHVANPHLPFGGVGMSGLGHYHGLYGFRTFSHERAVSVQWMKSMVAVFFPPYRGKLQEMASRFTRLLE from the coding sequence ATGCTGGAGCTCGTGCCCGCTGTCCCCGAGTCGAAGCCCGAGGTCGACGTCTCGCGCATCCAGGCCGTGTTCGAGGCCCAGCGCGCGCACCGTTGGACGATGTCGCGCACGACGGCGGCCGAGCGCATCTCCCGGCTCAAGCGGCTGCGCGAGGCCATCATCGCGCGCCGGGGTGAGCTGGCGGAGGCCATCCACCGGGACTTCCGCAAGCCGGCGCTCGAGGTGGAGCTGACGGAAATCCACCCCACGCTGGAGGAGCTGAACCACACGGTGAAGCACCTGTCGTCGTGGATGAAGCCCACGCGCGTGGGCACGCCCCTGCTGCTGGCGGGTTCGTCCTCCCACGTGCGCTACGAGGCGCGCGGCGTGGTGCTGATTCTGGCGCCGTGGAACTACCCCTTCCAGCTGATGATGGCGCCGCTCATCGCGGCCCTCTCCGCGGGCAACACCGTGGTGTGCAAGCCCAGCGAGAAGACGCCGAACACGTCGCGCTTCCTGGCGCGGCTGGTGCGGGACATCTTTCCGGAGAACGAGGTGGCGCTGTTCGAGGGCGGCGCGGAGACGGCGGAGGCGCTCCTGGAGCTGCCGTTCGACCACATCTTCTTCACGGGCAACCCGCGCATCGGCCGCAAGGTGATGGAGGCGGCGGCGAAGCACCTGACCAGCGTGACGTTGGAGTTGGGTGGCAAGTCGCCGGCCATCGTCGACGAGACGGCGGACCTCCAGGCGACGGCGGAGCGGCTGGCGTGGGGCAAGTTCCTCAACGGCGGCCAGACGTGTGTCGCGCCCGACTACGTCTTCGTCCACGAGTCGCGGAAGCAGGCGCTGGTGGACGCGCTCAAGGCGGTCATCACCCGCTTCTACGGCGCGACGGAGTCCGAGCGGCAGGCGAGCGCGGACTTCTCGCGCCTGGTGGACACGGTGGCGTGGCGCCGGGTGAAGGATTTGGTGGACCGCTCCGTGGCGGCGGGCGCGAAGGCGGAGGTGGGCGGGGTGGCGGACGGGCCCTCGCGTTACCTGTCGCCCACCGTGCTCACGGACGTGACGCCGGACATGGCCATCATGTCGGGGGAAATCTTCGGCCCGGTGCTGCCGGTAATGACGTACCGCTCGCGTGAAGAGGTGTACGCGCACATCCAGCGGGGCGACAAGCCGCTGGCCCTCTATGTCTTCAGCGAGAACAAGCGAGCCATCGAGGACGTGTTCCGCAACACGACGTCCGGCGGGGCGGTGGTGAACAACGTCCTGGTCCACGTGGCCAACCCCCACCTTCCGTTTGGCGGGGTGGGCATGAGTGGCCTGGGCCACTACCACGGCCTCTACGGCTTCCGGACCTTCAGCCATGAGCGCGCCGTGTCGGTTCAGTGGATGAAGTCCATGGTCGCGGTGTTCTTCCCGCCGTACCGCGGGAAGCTGCAGGAAATGGCCTCCCGCTTCACCCGGCTGTTGGAGTAG
- a CDS encoding aldehyde dehydrogenase family protein — MRVVKLEEELVPRGLREAFERLRARRWEVARRGAPERLARLEKLKALILERREALADALHVDFRKPRAEVEATEILPVLMELEHVRKHLKGWMKPRKVATPLLLTGTSSYLRHEPRGVVLVMAPWNYPFNLLVSPLVGAVAAGNTVMCKPSEKTPHTSAFLAALVRDAFPEDEVALVEGGVELGEALLRLPFDHFFFTGGPRVGRRVMEAAAKHLASVTLELGGKSPVVVDSTADVESAAERVAWGKFLNGGQTCIAPDHVWVHASREEAFLSALKSALERFYGRTEEARRASPDFCRMVDDGAFARVRGMLDGAVAAGARVVTGGGVDAETRFIAPTVVADVAPDSPLMEEEIFGPVLPVLRYDSLDQVVTHVRAGGKPLALYVFSQDETAVELLLRETSAGGTCINTVVLHNVNPNLPFGGVGTSGLGAYHGETGFKTFSHERAVLRQGRTSLAHVFFPPFTGKAQKLVRLASRLFE, encoded by the coding sequence ATGCGCGTGGTCAAGCTGGAGGAGGAGCTGGTTCCCCGGGGACTTCGGGAGGCATTCGAGCGCCTGCGGGCTCGCCGTTGGGAGGTGGCGCGCCGCGGCGCCCCCGAGCGGCTGGCCCGGCTGGAGAAGCTCAAGGCGCTCATCCTCGAGCGGCGCGAGGCGCTGGCGGACGCCCTCCACGTGGACTTCCGCAAGCCGCGCGCGGAGGTGGAGGCCACGGAGATTCTCCCCGTGCTCATGGAGCTGGAGCACGTGCGCAAGCACCTCAAGGGGTGGATGAAGCCCCGCAAGGTGGCCACCCCGCTGCTGCTCACGGGGACCTCCAGCTATCTGCGCCATGAGCCTCGCGGCGTGGTGCTGGTGATGGCGCCGTGGAACTACCCCTTCAACCTGCTGGTGTCGCCGCTGGTGGGGGCCGTGGCCGCGGGCAACACGGTGATGTGCAAGCCCAGCGAGAAGACGCCGCACACGTCCGCCTTCCTCGCCGCGCTGGTGCGCGATGCCTTCCCCGAGGATGAAGTCGCGCTGGTGGAAGGCGGCGTGGAGCTGGGTGAGGCGCTGCTGCGCTTGCCTTTCGACCACTTCTTCTTCACCGGCGGGCCGCGCGTGGGGCGCCGGGTGATGGAGGCCGCGGCGAAGCACCTGGCCAGCGTGACGCTGGAGCTGGGGGGCAAGTCGCCCGTCGTCGTGGACTCCACGGCCGACGTCGAGAGCGCGGCGGAGCGCGTCGCGTGGGGCAAGTTCCTCAACGGCGGGCAGACGTGTATCGCCCCGGACCATGTCTGGGTGCATGCCTCGCGCGAGGAGGCGTTCTTGAGCGCGCTCAAGTCCGCGCTGGAGCGCTTCTACGGACGCACCGAGGAGGCGCGCCGCGCGAGCCCGGACTTCTGCCGCATGGTGGATGACGGCGCCTTCGCGCGGGTGCGCGGGATGTTGGATGGAGCAGTCGCCGCGGGCGCGCGCGTGGTGACCGGAGGCGGCGTGGACGCGGAGACGCGCTTCATCGCGCCCACGGTGGTGGCGGACGTGGCGCCGGACTCACCGCTGATGGAGGAGGAGATTTTCGGCCCGGTGTTGCCGGTGCTGCGCTACGACTCGCTCGACCAGGTGGTGACGCACGTGCGCGCGGGTGGCAAGCCGCTGGCGCTCTACGTGTTCAGCCAGGACGAGACGGCGGTGGAGCTGCTCCTGCGAGAGACGAGCGCGGGCGGCACGTGCATCAACACCGTGGTGCTGCACAACGTGAACCCGAACCTGCCCTTCGGCGGCGTGGGGACCAGCGGCCTGGGCGCGTACCACGGCGAGACGGGCTTCAAGACCTTCAGCCACGAGCGCGCGGTGCTGCGCCAGGGGCGCACGTCGCTGGCGCACGTGTTCTTCCCGCCCTTCACGGGCAAGGCACAGAAGCTGGTGCGGCTGGCGAGCCGGCTGTTCGAGTGA
- a CDS encoding ABC-F family ATP-binding cassette domain-containing protein, protein MIRLDNISKQHGQQILFIEASAALHKGEKVGLVGPNGAGKSTLFRMITNQEHPDEGQVAIDRGVTIGYFSQDVGEMEGRSAVSEVMDGAGPVSTVAAELKQLEADLADPDKADEMEKLVERYGLVQGRFEELGGYALEGRAREILAGLGFSEEMMDGDVGALSGGWKMRVALARILLMRPDAMLLDEPSNHLDLESLIWLEGFLKGYEGGLLMTSHDREFMNRIVTKMVEIDGGSLTTYSGNYDFYEQQRAQNEKQQQAQYERQQAMLAKELKFIERFKARASHAAQVQSRVKKLEKIEKVEPPKRRQTVLFEFQPAPRSGDDVVSLKAVHKAYGKKRIYDGMDFLVRRGERWCVMGINGAGKSTLLKLVVGSTTPDQGAVTMGGSVKLGYFAQHAMDLLDGERTVFQSLEDAFPRAGQGSLRALAGCFGFSGDEVEKKCRVLSGGEKARLVMAKMLFDPPNFLVLDEPTNHLDMATKEMLITALSRYEGTMLFVSHDRHFLGALSNRVLELTPDGIHQYGGGYTEYVARTGHEAPGLRT, encoded by the coding sequence ATGATTCGTCTCGACAACATCAGCAAGCAGCACGGCCAGCAGATTCTCTTCATCGAGGCCTCGGCCGCTCTCCACAAGGGGGAGAAGGTCGGGCTGGTCGGTCCCAACGGCGCGGGCAAGTCGACGCTGTTCCGGATGATCACCAACCAGGAGCACCCGGACGAGGGCCAGGTGGCCATCGACCGTGGCGTCACCATTGGCTACTTCAGCCAGGACGTGGGCGAGATGGAGGGCCGCAGCGCCGTCTCGGAGGTGATGGACGGCGCGGGCCCCGTGAGCACGGTGGCCGCGGAGCTCAAGCAGCTCGAGGCCGACCTGGCGGACCCGGACAAGGCGGACGAGATGGAGAAGCTCGTCGAGCGCTACGGCCTGGTGCAGGGGCGCTTCGAGGAGCTGGGCGGGTACGCGCTGGAGGGCCGCGCGCGGGAGATTCTCGCGGGCCTGGGCTTCAGCGAGGAGATGATGGACGGCGACGTCGGCGCGCTGTCCGGTGGTTGGAAGATGCGCGTGGCGCTCGCGCGCATCCTGCTCATGCGTCCGGACGCGATGCTGCTCGACGAGCCGAGCAACCACCTGGACCTGGAGAGCCTCATCTGGCTGGAGGGCTTCCTCAAGGGCTACGAGGGCGGACTCCTGATGACCTCGCACGACCGCGAGTTCATGAACCGCATCGTCACCAAGATGGTGGAAATCGACGGCGGCTCGCTGACGACGTACTCGGGCAACTACGACTTCTACGAGCAGCAACGCGCGCAGAACGAGAAGCAGCAGCAGGCGCAGTATGAGCGTCAGCAGGCGATGCTCGCCAAGGAGCTGAAGTTCATCGAGCGCTTCAAGGCGCGCGCCTCACACGCGGCGCAGGTGCAGAGCCGCGTGAAGAAGCTGGAGAAAATCGAGAAGGTGGAGCCGCCCAAGCGCCGCCAGACGGTGCTGTTCGAGTTCCAGCCGGCGCCGCGCTCCGGCGACGACGTGGTGAGCCTGAAGGCGGTGCACAAGGCCTACGGCAAGAAGCGCATCTACGACGGAATGGACTTCCTCGTGCGCCGCGGCGAGCGCTGGTGTGTCATGGGCATCAACGGCGCGGGCAAGTCGACGCTGCTCAAGTTGGTGGTGGGCTCGACGACGCCGGACCAGGGCGCGGTGACGATGGGCGGCAGCGTGAAGCTGGGTTACTTCGCGCAGCACGCCATGGACCTGCTGGATGGTGAGCGCACGGTGTTCCAGTCGCTGGAGGACGCATTCCCCCGCGCGGGGCAGGGCTCGCTGCGAGCCTTGGCCGGGTGCTTCGGCTTCTCCGGTGACGAGGTGGAGAAGAAGTGCCGCGTGCTGTCCGGTGGTGAGAAGGCGCGGTTGGTGATGGCGAAGATGCTCTTCGACCCGCCCAACTTCCTGGTGCTGGACGAGCCCACCAACCACCTGGACATGGCGACGAAGGAGATGCTCATCACGGCGCTGTCGCGCTACGAGGGCACCATGCTGTTCGTCTCGCACGACCGTCACTTCCTGGGCGCGCTGTCCAACCGCGTGCTGGAGCTGACGCCGGACGGCATCCACCAGTACGGCGGTGGCTACACCGAGTACGTTGCGCGCACGGGCCACGAGGCCCCCGGCCTGCGCACCTGA
- a CDS encoding zinc-binding dehydrogenase → MADANQRTMRAARFDTAARTLKVMDVPVPQPQPGEVRVRVKACGICLSDAHLLDGSLQSPLPVVTPGHESSGIIDEVGPGVPRWKVGQRVAMAGGKPCGRCARCTNGQLAECLDFHIMGFHYDGAWAEYVVVPYFVLSAIPDHLPFEQAAILADAVATPYAGLVDTAGLRPAQSVGLWGIGGLGVHAVQIARMMGATPILAFDTNEAARARALEFGADVALDPRAPDVRDQILKHTGGMGLDVAVDLVGANVVLAQAAKSIGRHGRAVMVGLSPEPIQLGSGVNFGVRSQALLGHLGYEKKHLDQLVSLVGTKRLDVSRSVTATLPLEDVAQGVERLVKKEGNPIRLVVTP, encoded by the coding sequence ATGGCAGACGCGAACCAGCGGACGATGCGGGCAGCGCGCTTCGACACGGCGGCTCGAACCCTGAAGGTGATGGACGTTCCGGTGCCCCAGCCTCAACCGGGCGAGGTGAGGGTGCGAGTCAAGGCGTGTGGCATCTGTCTTTCGGACGCGCACCTGCTCGACGGCTCACTGCAGTCGCCGCTGCCGGTGGTGACGCCGGGGCATGAGTCGTCCGGCATCATCGACGAGGTGGGCCCGGGCGTGCCGCGCTGGAAGGTGGGGCAGCGCGTGGCCATGGCGGGCGGCAAGCCGTGTGGACGGTGCGCGAGGTGTACCAACGGCCAGCTCGCGGAGTGCCTCGACTTCCACATCATGGGTTTCCACTACGACGGCGCGTGGGCGGAGTACGTCGTGGTGCCGTACTTCGTCCTGTCTGCGATTCCGGACCATCTGCCCTTCGAGCAGGCGGCGATTCTCGCGGACGCGGTGGCCACGCCCTATGCGGGGTTGGTGGACACGGCGGGCTTGCGGCCCGCGCAGTCGGTGGGCCTGTGGGGCATCGGCGGGCTGGGCGTCCACGCGGTGCAGATTGCGCGCATGATGGGGGCCACGCCGATTCTCGCGTTCGACACGAACGAGGCCGCGCGCGCACGGGCGCTGGAGTTCGGCGCGGACGTGGCGTTGGACCCGCGAGCCCCGGACGTCCGCGACCAGATTCTCAAGCACACCGGAGGCATGGGCCTGGATGTCGCGGTGGACCTGGTGGGGGCGAACGTGGTGCTGGCCCAGGCGGCCAAGAGCATCGGCCGGCATGGGCGCGCGGTGATGGTGGGCCTGTCGCCCGAGCCCATCCAACTGGGGTCCGGGGTGAACTTCGGGGTGCGCTCCCAGGCGCTGCTCGGGCACCTGGGCTACGAGAAGAAGCACCTGGACCAGCTCGTGTCCCTGGTGGGGACGAAGCGGCTGGATGTCTCGCGCTCGGTGACGGCGACGCTGCCGCTGGAGGACGTGGCCCAGGGGGTGGAGCGCCTGGTGAAGAAGGAGGGCAACCCCATCCGCCTGGTCGTCACTCCCTGA